Within the Macadamia integrifolia cultivar HAES 741 unplaced genomic scaffold, SCU_Mint_v3 scaffold1062, whole genome shotgun sequence genome, the region TTTCCTTCCACAACTTCCAGAAGAAGATTGCATGCTTTACAGACACTGTTGTCTTTCCTGCTTTGTTTGCTTGAGAAAGTCATGCCATTTTGACCATGATGTGCATAAAGGATAAGTTATGAAACTTCAAAGTAAGAAAAGCCATATGATAGCCAAACTTGGCACACCTTGAGTGAGGAAGTGGAAGAGTTCATGCTCAACAATTTTAGACTCCTTTTCACACCTGACACATCACATAGTGGTGAAGAttaaattaatttcatttttcatagGTAAAACGAGAAGAAGTTTTTCTATTCTGGCAGGTCTAGAGGTTTTCTCTAGTCTAGCACCAATATTTTTCATGTGGTGGATTGGATAgaattgaaattttgtggacTGGTAGACCCCAAGGTTCCTTGCTCACATGTCaatttaagataaaatagaGTTGGCCAAGTGGAAAAAGAAATGTCTGATAATTTAGTGAAAAAATGAAGATTAATAAAAAAGACATAGATGTTAGAATATGCCAGTATATGGGAGGGTATATGATCAAATTTGACATCCAGCCAATTTAGAGCATTAGCCTAAAAACTCAAACTGTTAAGTAAGGCCAACCTAAATGCATACATCAACACCCCTCGCACGTGCAAGCCTGTCATTGCACAGTCCTTGCACGTGATGCTCACACGGGATCTCTTTCTTCACCAGGCACCAAGGGGGAAGAAGTGTCGGGGAAAGCCGTTGCACTTCCCAGGAGTCAAATGCTCGACctccttgctctgataccatgtgtGTTACTGCTTAAACTAAAGCTTGAACTATTaattgttgatgtatacatttacgTTGAAGGGTGCATGAAGGCACATTGTTGACATTTCACGTATGAACTGTTTCACATGGCCTTTGAAACCTTGTGAATTGCCGCCCATATGGATGGACATGTTTTGCAACAGAAAGAAATAAATACCTGCAAACTCTATTCTCGAAATATGTATCATTAATCTAATCCAATCCTTTGTATGCCAACCAATCCGAGAGCATTAATATTCACAAGAATGGACTGGAAAAtttatgcattaaaaaaatagcATTTAATCGATTATAGCACTGCCTTGTCAAGGCGGAAGGTGTGGGTTCAAGCCCTGTCATTCCCGATCTAGGATCCGATGAATTGAtatattcatttctccatgttCTGTGAAGAGAAAATGAAGATAGATATTCTATTTTCGCATCTATTTAGTATGGGGATGGAAGTATCAAACTATCACTCTATTTATTCCTTTCTCTACTTCTTCCAAGCATACAATGACTCCAAGGGATTGTGGGTTTTTTCTTCTACTAATTGGGCTTAtcatcttatatatatatatatatatatattttaagattttaaaaaGGTTATTCATTGAGTAatctcatttatttttatgttatttgcTTGAACCTTTGTTAAGAAGTCATAAAGTGTTATACTGAAGTCTTCATCCCTCTCTTTTGGTCATTAATCAAATTCATGTAACCTTCCTGGTATCTTAGTTTTcttgttgttttcttttgtcGTTTTGAAGGTGTGGAAGTTCCAAATGAAAGGAGTTAACATTACATTGTTCCAGTTCCACAGAAATCTATATCATGTTTATGTTTCATTTGTCAATGAAATGAATTATAAAATTTGATTTGTTTCATCTATATCAATCCATGTTCAGTCCAGTTCAATTTTTTGGATTCCTATATTCCTTCAAAAAAGAGATCAAGGACAAGACATCACAGCCCGTCACCTGTTGAGAAGCTCAGAAGGAACCTTGTTGATATTCTACAGGAGCAAGAACCATCCTCTGTTGCTGCATTTTCAGAAGAGGTGCTCATTTTTGAAAAGGAAGATCTAAGTTTTTCTGCTGAGATAGGTCTGGGGGGTGTTCTACTTAAGCCCTCAGTATCTTTCACCATGGAGGAATCTGAAGCAAGCTCACTTGTCATAGAAAGCAATGCTTCTTGCTTGAATAGCAGATGTGTTGAATCATTGTCTCTACAGTCCCAAAGTAGTGAATTTAGTAACAGTCAAGAAAGTGACAGATTAATTCAGGAAACTGGGGATGCGGAGGAGTTGAAACTAAATGTTGCAACACAAAGGACTCTCAGAAATGAATATTCGTGAGTTTCCATTGTTTGCTAGCACAGATTTTGAAATAGGATGCTTTCTTTAGGAATTACTTATTGTCATGGATCGTAATGCCTACTCGCTGAACTTTATCCTCAGGAGGAACACTCTTCATAGAAATCCTGATTTCCTGCAAAATACACATTCTCCTCATAAGCAAATAAGTTGGAAGGTAGTGTTCCACGCTTTTACCATTTCATGATCTTTGATTTGTTGCACTTTCAACTGGTTTGCTTCAGTAGAGTTATAAATCCTTGCATGGAATCATTAGGCTTTGCTCTAGTTGCATAAATTTATGTTGTTCATTTGTTTGTAATGATAGATTGTCTTGATTTTATTGCATGCATGCTCTTTTAGAGGTGCattgtgttaagtttgtctcgaattcttgacccattttgaagaatgaccctctccgacatattttggtggcgacctgaatgagaagttttctgagatctgtgatggaagcagaaggGTTGGGccgatcgaccgcgacccgatggatcgacatgtggaggagtatataatgtactatcatcttgttgagcaagtcatagtaatttgggggtttttcgagctagggtatcagggtgagttttctcgccgctgcttgggtgtaatctctcttctgcatagtgaaacatcttcttcttcgcccgaggacatagcacaccacatcggtgtgtgaatctcgttaaatctctgtgtgttGTGTGGATCTGTCTTGGTTTATTTTCGTTTTTCTTAGTGTTTGCTATAACACACTGAGATGTGTGATTAGAGTCATTATAACAACACATAAGTTCTGAGAATAATTAGAATGTTTACTGCATCCAGAATTCCAGATTGttgaaaagaaattattttcaGGTCATACTTGGTTGTGTTTGGTGCTTCTTTGAGATTTATTATTTATGAATTGTCTTTCCTCCCATTATAATTAGCTATGTTTAAATAACATCTGAGATACACTCACAAATGCATTAATCGATGAGCTCTACATACATTTGTTTGTGCATTCTGTCATGAACTTCCATGGAAAGAAGGTAAAATGAATTAActtttcaaaatgaaaaaaagttgTGGAAGAGAGCTGGTTTTGAAACTTTTAGTAGGAGTTAAGTTCCTCCAGTTTAGAAACTTTTAATGTTGTTAACTGCAAGTATCTCCTACAGCTTGGCAAATTACTAAAATgccatttcttttgggatttgTATTTTAATTCTAAATGTTTTAAACTTTCAGTAAGGTTAAGTGACACTTGTGGTGCTTATTGGGATACAGTGGGAGGGACAGGGACTTCTGGTTCCTAAACTTGACTTGAATCTGGCTTGATCATTTGTAGGGAACTAGGGATAGGACCAAGCTTGTTATAGGATGGGGGAAAGGGATTGTGGTTGCCCATTCATACGCAACAAATACCACATAATATTCCTGCAAGGAGGGATCGGTGAAAGTTTGAGGGTTTGAGGGGTATAAGATTTTATTGAAAAGCCTGATAGGATGGGGGAAAGTGATTGAGATTTCCCATTCATATGCAACAAATACCACATAATATTCCTGCAAGGAGGGATTGGTGAAAGTTTCAGGGGCATAATATTTTATTGAAGAGCCCTAAATAAAATGGAGTCATAGAAACTGATTCTTTTAGCTGATGCAAAGTAGTTGGGTTGAGGATATGTTGACTTGAGTTGCTGGATGTACACTTGTACATATAGTTTCTCTGAGGAACCAACTGGAAGTCTTCTGACCTGAACTAAAGCAAGTGGAGAAAACTACAGGGTGGTCGTATAAAGAGACGtccttataaaaaaaatctagtttAGACAATTATTATTACATTATGTTATAGCGAACACCAAcgaatacgaaaataaacaaaaacagatccgcacaacacagagattatagaggttcacacaccgatgtggtgtgctcatggtttaaagtatctccgataccgatacgataccctctaatacgtatcttaaatttagtcgaccgatatgatacatgaaatttttaaaatcctttcgtatcaatatatatcctacgatacataccgatatacatcaatacaccaccaatacacatcgatacgatacgatatgcatcGATacaactctatgaaaaatataaaatcaaggtgaaatgtacgttttagtatgtattggtacgtatcggtgagtatcggtatgtaccgatacagtgtgctatggtcatataatggccaaaatgggtaatttttcagaaaaaacatgatttttgagaggtttttgttccaaagttgctgccagccatatttctctctaactaaagtggaaatcaaggttgagaacaaggattttatatttataggacaactacaaaccttgaattatTAGTGTGATACcatcaatttagtgtttatgcataatacatcttatgaatagcttttttttaacgAATTCTTTATacaaaaatgttttaaaaaatgtttcctatccatttatatgtgtatctttagcgtatcttagcgtatctctaatacgatacgataccctccgatacgtatcttaattttggccgactgatatggcgaccgataccgatactttaatccttagactgtgctacatcctcgggcgaagaagaagatgtttcactatgtagaagagagattataaTCACGCagcggtgagaaaactcgctctaaaaccctagcttgaaaaacccccaaattacaatgacttgctcaacaaaactatagtacattatatactcctccaagtcgggGGTCGAACCATACACCCCCGCCCCCGCACCCCTATATGAGATCAGTGCTTGGCTCCGGACTTGGGCCTATCTTCCCAAcgcctctgcttccatcacagatctcagaaaacttcccattcaggtcgccaccaaaacaTGTCGGAGTagagaattcgagacaaacttaacacatcGGAACCTTGGAATGGGATAGAAAGCCTTCTAATTCCAATAGAGTCGGTGATAATACCATCGAGCTTGGATATAGGATTGCGTATAGACACTTTGAGAAGCTGATAAGACATGAAAATTAAGTGAATATATGTACAGAGACCcgaggaggaagagagaaatatCAGAAAAGGCTGTACCATTTTTTTGTAGCTTTTTCCTATCATGTGCCCGATGTGCCAGACCCTTACATGTCCAATGCATCAAATTGCATAAAAATTGATTTCCCTCTTCCATAGAATGCAATTGTTCAGTCTAGTTAGTCTATGCCAATGATCATTTTTGTCGTGGTGTAATTCGTTAGAGTCCATGCCTCCAGTCTTTCATCTAATCTTTTTCCTGAACATTTTTGCAGTCTCAAAACGTTGAAAGCTTTATGCCTAAGGAAGAAATGCCTGAAATCTCGTCTTGTTCATCTCGTCTCATTGGAGGTGGAATGTCACTACCTGCTAAGATAAATCCAGTTCTTCCATATCTCCCAACATCTGGAGGTAATCTAAAACCTTGGTAGCATTTAACTTGTTCAAGCCTAGTTTCTGTTATGAAGCAGTTACTATCTGCTTGCATATTCAAATTAATGTTGCTAACCATAtttcaatagaaaaaaatgTGTAAAGGTTTATTGAAAGGTGAAAAGAAGGGATTTTAAAGGTCTCCCTTAAAATGTGTTTACAAAAAATAGTAGTGCGATGTTgtacataaaatattttaacaGTTTATCAATATATATAACTTTCAGTTTTTACTCCACTTGTATTGTGGATAGTTTAAGACAGGTTGAAGACTGGTGAATCGTGATTTAACTTGGTTCAAATgcttcaatttattttattttttattttttgagaggGTGGGTGGGAGGgatgtcagaaaaaaaaaaaaggttttagcACTCTTAAGATAGCACGTCAGTATAGGACTTGAGAGATGTGTTCGTCGGACACAGATTCCAACACCGATCATTGCAGAAACGTACGCttattattactactatcaCACTACTCTATAGTACCACTACTAATATCACTGCTGCATGTCAACCGAAGAAAAAAATCGCTGCTGCTGCAACAAACAGAAAGATTTGTATATGAAACTACTACACACCCATAGGCACGTATATAAAtaatttgctcttttttttactAGCTTATAAggtcttttccatttttcttgctaGAAGTGGCTACTCTCTTCTTAGGTACAAGTTTTTGCCCATTATCTCTGATAAAGCCATGACTAAAATAGCTTTATGATCCTTCTATATTTGGTTTGAAAGTTTGAATACCTCAAATTAACATCCATGTGCtgcaccttttttattttttggttttgctggggaaggggggggggcgAGATAGGGACCAAATTAGTTCACTATTCTGCTTAAATCACAGGCTATATTTTCTACAGTGTCTTATTCAACTCAACATCTTGTTCTGTTAAAGGGCCAAAGTATTGGTAATATACATGTTGAATCTCCAGGTCCAAGTTTTGACACCATTGAAGGCTTTAAAAAACCGAAAGAACAGATATTACTACAGAATCCTCCTTCAAGCACAACCATGTCTGCTTTCTCCATTGGAAGATTTTGCAGTATACTTCCCCTGACTGAATTTTGAGTTAAAACTTCTGATAAGGACATACAGATGAGAGCACATCCTGGAAACAATTTTCCTGTTGGTAGACTTCCTAGCACTTCATCTCTTAAAAAAGAAGCCAATGACAGAAACAAAATCAG harbors:
- the LOC122062520 gene encoding GATA transcription factor 26-like isoform X3, whose translation is MGKQGPCCHCGTTSTPLWRNGPPGKPVLCNACGSRWRTKGTLENYTPLHARTFQPLDTEDSSDAQECKVPLRTKKKNLCMKADNVVDMERREKFAGYDPCPTGFEDDTSNRSSSGSAISCSESCVQLGSMGGNEISVQFNFLDSYIPSKKRSRTRHHSPSPVEKLRRNLVDILQEQEPSSVAAFSEEVLIFEKEDLSFSAEIGLGGVLLKPSVSFTMEESEASSLVIESNASCLNSRCVESLSLQSQSSEFSNSQESDRLIQETGDAEELKLNVATQRTLRNEYSRNTLHRNPDFLQNTHSPHKQISWKSQNVESFMPKEEMPEISSCSSRLIGGGMSLPAKINPVLPYLPTSGGPKYW
- the LOC122062520 gene encoding GATA transcription factor 26-like isoform X2, with the protein product MGKQGPCCHCGTTSTPLWRNGPPGKPVLCNACGSRWRTKGTLENYTPLHARTFQPLDTEDSSDAQECKVPLRTKKKNLCMKADNVVDMERREKFAGYDPCPTGFEDDTSNRSSSGSAISCSESCVQLGSMGGNEISVQFNFLDSYIPSKKRSRTRHHSPSPVEKLRRNLVDILQEQEPSSVAAFSEEVLIFEKEDLSFSAEIGLGGVLLKPSVSFTMEESEASSLVIESNASCLNSRCVESLSLQSQSSEFSNSQESDRLIQETGDAEELKLNVATQRTLRNEYSRNTLHRNPDFLQNTHSPHKQISWKSQNVESFMPKEEMPEISSCSSRLIGGGMSLPAKINPVLPYLPTSGGPSFDTIEGFKKPKEQILLQNPPSSTTMSAFSIGRFCSILPLTEF
- the LOC122062520 gene encoding GATA transcription factor 26-like isoform X1, which translates into the protein MGKQGPCCHCGTTSTPLWRNGPPGKPVLCNACGSRWRTKGTLENYTPLHARTFQPLDTEDSSDAQECKVPLRTKKKNLCMKADNVVDMERREKFAGYDPCPTGFEDDTSNRSSSGSAISCSESCVQLGSMGGNEISVQFNFLDSYIPSKKRSRTRHHSPSPVEKLRRNLVDILQEQEPSSVAAFSEEVLIFEKEDLSFSAEIGLGGVLLKPSVSFTMEESEASSLVIESNASCLNSRCVESLSLQSQSSEFSNSQESDRLIQETGDAEELKLNVATQRTLRNEYSRNTLHRNPDFLQNTHSPHKQISWKSQNVESFMPKEEMPEISSCSSRLIGGGMSLPAKINPVLPYLPTSGGSIIQIAALGGHCCNKSHEHRSSVFEMGTICKQVIFFVCLHFGSILFKIMSWFINL